The proteins below are encoded in one region of Caldisalinibacter kiritimatiensis:
- a CDS encoding TetR/AcrR family transcriptional regulator, whose product MLSKEERRLSIINAAIKVFCEYGFHKSKMEDIAKEAGIGKGTIYEYFDSKKNLFQEMIIFSITYYKKGMKKAIADGGNIREKLIELAKHHGKFLAKHAEMAQNIGNQSNIISKEMRCKLIKGRMEIHKIVEGVIEEGINNGELRSDLNKELAAFSVMGTVNQYYTKKIFIDKEMPNQINPTEAIDILMKGIEGS is encoded by the coding sequence ATGCTTTCAAAGGAAGAAAGGAGATTATCCATTATAAACGCAGCTATTAAAGTGTTTTGTGAATATGGATTTCATAAATCAAAAATGGAAGATATAGCAAAAGAAGCTGGAATAGGTAAAGGTACTATTTATGAATATTTTGATAGTAAGAAAAATTTATTTCAGGAAATGATAATTTTTAGTATCACTTATTATAAAAAGGGTATGAAAAAAGCAATAGCTGATGGTGGAAACATAAGAGAAAAGCTAATAGAATTAGCAAAACACCATGGTAAATTTTTAGCAAAACACGCAGAAATGGCTCAAAACATAGGGAATCAATCGAATATCATATCTAAAGAAATGCGTTGTAAATTAATTAAAGGAAGAATGGAGATTCACAAAATAGTTGAAGGAGTAATTGAAGAAGGTATCAATAATGGTGAATTGAGAAGTGATTTAAATAAAGAATTAGCAGCATTTAGTGTAATGGGTACTGTAAATCAATATTATACAAAAAAAATCTTTATAGATAAAGAAATGCCAAATCAAATAAACCCTACTGAAGCAATCGATATATTGATGAAGGGGATAGAAGGAAGTTAG
- a CDS encoding DUF2442 domain-containing protein, with translation MIPRIRDIKTKDDYTLIVFFENDKVKEYNVKKLIKQNKNFEILKDKIIFNMVKVDPGGYGISWNDNIDLSEYELWINGKEIE, from the coding sequence ATGATTCCTAGAATAAGGGATATTAAAACTAAAGATGATTATACTCTAATAGTTTTTTTTGAAAATGATAAAGTAAAAGAATATAATGTAAAAAAACTAATTAAGCAAAACAAAAACTTTGAAATATTAAAAGATAAAATTATCTTTAACATGGTTAAAGTAGACCCTGGTGGATATGGAATCAGCTGGAATGACAACATTGATTTAAGTGAATATGAACTATGGATTAATGGTAAAGAAATAGAATAA
- a CDS encoding DUF4160 domain-containing protein — protein MPVVSRFYGIIIKMYFNDHLPPHFHAIYGEYNGLFDINTLNMLEGDLPKRAQKLILEWANLHQQELIKMWKTQQLKKLEGLE, from the coding sequence ATGCCTGTAGTATCAAGATTTTATGGAATAATAATAAAAATGTATTTTAACGACCATCTTCCACCTCATTTTCATGCAATTTATGGAGAATATAATGGCTTATTTGACATAAATACTTTAAATATGTTAGAAGGTGACCTACCAAAGAGAGCACAAAAACTTATATTAGAATGGGCAAATCTTCATCAACAAGAATTAATAAAAATGTGGAAAACTCAACAGTTAAAAAAATTAGAAGGATTAGAATAA